The Flavobacteriales bacterium region ATTACACAGATGCGTCCGTATGCCAACAAGTTAAGCGAGTTATTGGTCAATCTGAGCTCTACCCTAGATGCTTCTGAAGGAGGCGTTTACGCTCAAGCTAGAGAGGTCAAATCCATACTTATTGTAGCGGTGACTTCCAACAGAGGGTTGTGCGGTGCTTTTAACAACAACGTGATAAAAGGTGCTAAGGCATTAGCTGAAGACTACGAGCAAGCTGCTTTTGTGACCATAGGAAAAAAAGCCTCTGAGTATTTTGCTAAAAACGGTTATGAAGTTATATCTTCTCATGACGACTTGTACAACGACCTTAGTTTTGCCAACACTTCGGCTATTGCCCAAGACTTGATGGATCACTTTGTAGAAGGGCGTTACGACAAAGTCGTGGTGGTGTATAACCAATTTAAAAATGCAGCTTCTCAGAACCTCATGACAGAAGCCTATTTGCCAGTAGAAACACCAGCTGACGATACAGCCACTATTGGCGATTACATTTTCGAACCTGAAAAGGAAGAAATTGTAGCCGAGCTTATCCCTAAATCATTGAAAGTACAACTTTTCAAAGCAGTTTTAGATTCTCACGCTTCTGAGCATGGCGCACGTATGACGGCTAT contains the following coding sequences:
- the atpG gene encoding ATP synthase F1 subunit gamma, producing the protein MANLKEIRARITSVGSTMQITSAMKMVSAAKLKRAQDAITQMRPYANKLSELLVNLSSTLDASEGGVYAQAREVKSILIVAVTSNRGLCGAFNNNVIKGAKALAEDYEQAAFVTIGKKASEYFAKNGYEVISSHDDLYNDLSFANTSAIAQDLMDHFVEGRYDKVVVVYNQFKNAASQNLMTEAYLPVETPADDTATIGDYIFEPEKEEIVAELIPKSLKVQLFKAVLDSHASEHGARMTAMHKATDNAGELKRELTLTYNKARQAAITGEILEIVGGAEALNG